The following are from one region of the Arcobacter defluvii genome:
- a CDS encoding transglycosylase SLT domain-containing protein: MRLRAILLILLFISNVFASDFDIKNLTQDEIETLKEIKKQGQAHGLSYSLMAIAIKESGLGKVMVNLDSKDFGLYQANIKTVISRQNAKDTAWNRNMLATKLISDFKFATKNAIDELTYWQKIHKNDWTKVWSSYNGGWKYNSREAREYSQEIAAIIRELKKIDV; this comes from the coding sequence TTGAGATTAAGAGCAATACTACTTATTCTACTATTTATTTCTAATGTTTTTGCATCAGATTTTGATATAAAAAACTTAACGCAAGACGAAATTGAAACACTTAAAGAGATAAAAAAACAAGGTCAAGCTCATGGTCTTAGTTACTCATTAATGGCTATAGCAATTAAAGAGTCAGGACTAGGGAAAGTGATGGTTAACTTGGATTCAAAAGATTTTGGTTTATACCAAGCTAATATAAAAACTGTTATTAGTAGACAAAATGCAAAAGATACAGCATGGAATAGAAATATGTTAGCAACAAAATTAATTTCTGATTTTAAATTTGCAACTAAAAATGCAATTGATGAATTAACTTATTGGCAAAAAATCCACAAAAATGACTGGACAAAAGTATGGAGCAGTTATAATGGTGGATGGAAATATAATAGTAGAGAAGCTAGAGAATATTCTCAAGAAATAGCTGCAATTATAAGAGAACTCAAAAAAATAGATGTATAG
- a CDS encoding flavodoxin, with protein sequence MATAIFFASSTGNSEEIANKIASKLGDIEVFDLAGTKIDKINEYDKLIFGGSTWGDGELNDDWEDAWGDFSKLDLSNKTVALFGLGDQESYSDEFCSALGIIYEQIKSSGAKVIGFTSTEGYYHDGSKAQIDTKFVGLVIDEDNQSDLTEERIENWVNEIKAEIL encoded by the coding sequence ATGGCAACAGCTATATTTTTTGCAAGTAGTACAGGAAATTCTGAAGAGATAGCAAATAAAATTGCTTCAAAACTTGGGGATATTGAAGTATTTGATTTAGCAGGAACAAAAATAGATAAAATAAATGAATATGATAAACTTATTTTTGGTGGTTCTACTTGGGGGGATGGTGAATTAAATGATGATTGGGAAGATGCTTGGGGAGATTTTTCTAAATTAGATTTATCAAATAAAACTGTTGCTCTTTTTGGGTTAGGAGATCAAGAAAGTTATAGTGATGAATTTTGTAGTGCTTTAGGAATTATTTACGAACAAATTAAATCTAGTGGAGCAAAAGTTATAGGATTTACTTCAACTGAAGGTTATTATCATGATGGTTCAAAAGCTCAAATTGACACTAAATTTGTTGGATTAGTAATAGATGAAGATAATCAAAGTGATTTAACTGAAGAGAGAATTGAAAACTGGGTTAATGAAATAAAAGCAGAAATTTTATAA
- a CDS encoding Fur family transcriptional regulator yields MLNENNNAEIIDELKKIVKQKGLKYTEQREIVLSILLHAKEHLTAEEIYNQIKKDYSDSNIGIATVYRALSFLEEVDLITSITFGTDGKKYESNAKSHHDHLICTNCGKIVEFIDDEIEKRQDKIAKKNKFKISSHSMQLYGVCENCQES; encoded by the coding sequence ATGCTAAATGAAAATAATAATGCAGAAATAATTGATGAACTAAAAAAGATTGTTAAACAAAAAGGATTAAAATATACTGAACAAAGAGAGATTGTTTTAAGTATATTATTACATGCAAAAGAACATTTAACAGCAGAAGAGATTTATAATCAAATTAAAAAAGATTACTCTGATTCTAATATTGGAATTGCTACAGTTTATAGAGCACTTAGTTTTTTAGAAGAAGTTGATTTAATTACATCAATAACTTTTGGAACAGATGGAAAAAAATATGAAAGTAATGCAAAATCTCATCATGATCATCTAATTTGTACTAATTGTGGCAAAATAGTTGAGTTTATTGATGATGAAATTGAAAAAAGACAAGATAAGATTGCTAAGAAAAATAAATTTAAAATATCAAGTCATTCAATGCAACTTTATGGAGTTTGTGAAAATTGTCAAGAGTCATAG
- the panB gene encoding 3-methyl-2-oxobutanoate hydroxymethyltransferase, with amino-acid sequence MSIIKNDFEKMNITKIKKSKNQKKLTVITAYDALFAKLFEEIADMILVGDSLNMSFAGRPDTLSATLEQMIYHTNAVCTGAQKAFVITDMPFGTYINKDEALKNCIEIYRQTNAAAVKIEGGEDRADIIKHLTSNSIAVMGHIGLMPQYVRSEGGYKVRGKSKEDEEQLIRDAIAVEKAGAFSIVVEGVMSDVAKKITEAVNIPIIGIGAGNVTDGQVLVWSDMLGFFEEFKPKFVRHYLNGAELVKEAVNQYRNDVQNSSFPSKNEEY; translated from the coding sequence ATGAGCATAATAAAAAATGATTTTGAAAAAATGAACATAACAAAAATCAAAAAATCAAAAAATCAAAAAAAATTAACTGTTATTACAGCTTATGATGCACTTTTTGCAAAATTATTTGAAGAAATAGCAGATATGATTCTTGTAGGAGATAGCCTTAATATGAGTTTTGCTGGACGTCCTGATACACTTTCTGCAACTTTAGAACAAATGATATATCATACAAATGCAGTTTGTACAGGAGCACAAAAAGCCTTTGTAATTACAGATATGCCATTTGGAACTTACATAAATAAAGATGAAGCATTAAAAAACTGTATAGAAATATATAGACAAACAAATGCAGCAGCAGTTAAAATAGAAGGTGGAGAAGATAGAGCTGATATTATAAAACATCTAACTTCAAATTCTATTGCTGTAATGGGACATATAGGATTGATGCCTCAATATGTAAGAAGCGAAGGTGGATATAAAGTCAGAGGAAAATCAAAAGAGGATGAAGAACAGTTAATTCGTGATGCAATTGCAGTTGAAAAAGCTGGAGCTTTTTCAATTGTTGTAGAAGGCGTTATGAGTGATGTTGCAAAAAAAATCACTGAAGCTGTAAATATCCCTATAATTGGGATTGGTGCAGGAAATGTAACTGATGGTCAAGTTCTAGTTTGGTCAGATATGTTAGGATTTTTTGAAGAGTTTAAACCAAAATTTGTAAGACACTATTTAAATGGGGCAGAACTTGTAAAAGAAGCAGTGAATCAATATAGAAATGATGTACAAAACAGCTCATTTCCATCAAAAAATGAAGAGTATTAA
- a CDS encoding carbon-nitrogen hydrolase family protein, whose translation MKLIALQIKTSNNFQENLNNLKELINSCENNSLILAPELALSGFSYDRMDEASNFSLKAIDEINELSIDKIIALTFITKKDGNFYNTLYIFHNQKIIHTQAKYKLFPLGDELEYFSSGNIEDIKIIEINGLKIATLICFELRFPELWEKVKGADIILNPSMWGLKRKDHYESISKALALVNQCFVIACNSADDNMAKGSAIISPFGNVIKDDLKTKIESKFDFEEMKKVRKYINIGL comes from the coding sequence ATGAAATTAATAGCACTACAAATTAAAACTTCAAACAATTTTCAAGAAAATCTTAATAATTTAAAAGAATTAATAAATTCATGTGAAAATAACTCTTTGATTTTAGCACCAGAGCTAGCTTTAAGTGGGTTTTCTTATGATAGAATGGATGAAGCATCAAATTTTTCTTTAAAAGCAATAGATGAAATAAATGAACTTAGTATCGATAAAATCATAGCTTTAACATTTATTACAAAAAAAGATGGAAATTTTTATAATACTTTATATATTTTTCATAATCAAAAAATTATTCATACTCAAGCAAAATATAAACTATTTCCATTAGGAGATGAACTTGAATATTTTAGTTCGGGAAATATTGAAGATATAAAAATTATTGAAATAAATGGTTTAAAAATAGCAACACTTATTTGTTTTGAACTTAGATTTCCAGAACTTTGGGAAAAAGTAAAAGGTGCAGATATTATTTTAAATCCTTCAATGTGGGGATTAAAAAGAAAAGATCACTATGAATCAATTTCAAAAGCATTAGCTCTTGTAAATCAATGTTTTGTAATTGCATGCAACAGTGCAGATGATAATATGGCAAAAGGAAGTGCAATTATAAGTCCATTTGGAAATGTGATAAAAGATGATTTAAAAACTAAAATTGAATCTAAATTTGATTTTGAAGAGATGAAAAAAGTTAGAAAATATATAAACATAGGTTTATAA
- a CDS encoding chloride channel protein, producing the protein MNNETNIQQHLAEQTIMFASITKWIFLSSLIGALVGVVVSLFLKLLTYCENSRSLLPFDYYYTLPFALAITVFVVKKFAPSAQGHGTEKVIEAIHKNSGKINVSVVPTKLFATVLTIFAGGSVGKEGPGAQIGASLASFIAMKLRFSARDRKKIVICGISAGFASVFGTPLAGAIFGVEILIVGGLMYDILLPSIVAGFSAFFVAKMLGISYTYFNIAFYSNFDFNYVLISKVIIAGIFFGLVADFIITALSTFHKYISAIKMNYILKAFLGGIFIVVLTLVVGEHYLGIGFQTIKDALSTDKMINENIPWYTFVLKTIFTSLTLSFGGSGGVITPIFYVGATSGNFFGYLVDGYIPLFAALGFVSVLAGTTSAPIAAMIMSVELFGMDVGHYAAISIIIAFLMTGHRSVFPSQVLSMKKSEAINVKLGDDIENTQMTYTTRFFINIQRIFNLIVKKNLKNTEDNKNK; encoded by the coding sequence ATGAACAATGAAACAAATATTCAACAACATTTAGCAGAACAAACAATTATGTTTGCAAGTATTACAAAATGGATTTTTTTATCCTCTTTAATTGGTGCTTTAGTAGGAGTAGTTGTATCTTTATTTTTAAAACTTTTAACATATTGTGAAAATTCAAGATCATTACTTCCTTTTGATTATTATTATACATTACCTTTTGCTTTAGCAATAACAGTTTTTGTTGTAAAAAAATTTGCTCCAAGTGCTCAAGGGCATGGAACAGAAAAGGTAATTGAAGCAATTCACAAAAATTCTGGAAAGATTAATGTAAGTGTTGTACCAACTAAACTTTTTGCAACAGTTCTTACAATTTTTGCAGGAGGTTCAGTTGGAAAAGAGGGACCTGGAGCGCAAATTGGTGCATCATTAGCTTCATTTATTGCAATGAAACTAAGATTTTCTGCAAGAGATAGAAAAAAAATTGTAATTTGTGGAATTAGTGCTGGATTTGCATCTGTTTTTGGAACACCACTTGCAGGAGCAATTTTTGGAGTGGAAATATTGATTGTTGGTGGTTTAATGTATGATATTTTATTACCTTCAATAGTTGCAGGATTTTCTGCTTTTTTTGTTGCAAAAATGTTAGGTATAAGTTACACATATTTTAATATAGCGTTTTATTCAAATTTTGATTTTAATTATGTATTGATTTCAAAAGTTATAATTGCAGGAATCTTTTTTGGATTGGTTGCAGATTTTATAATTACAGCATTAAGTACTTTTCATAAATACATTAGTGCAATAAAAATGAATTATATTTTAAAAGCATTTTTAGGTGGAATTTTTATAGTAGTTTTAACTTTAGTTGTTGGAGAACATTATTTAGGAATAGGTTTCCAAACTATAAAAGATGCTTTATCAACGGATAAAATGATAAATGAAAATATTCCTTGGTATACCTTTGTATTAAAAACAATTTTTACCTCATTAACTTTGTCTTTTGGTGGAAGTGGTGGGGTTATAACTCCAATTTTTTATGTTGGTGCAACAAGTGGTAACTTTTTTGGATATTTAGTTGATGGATATATTCCATTATTTGCTGCCTTGGGTTTTGTTAGTGTCTTAGCAGGAACAACAAGTGCTCCAATTGCTGCAATGATTATGTCAGTTGAACTTTTTGGTATGGATGTTGGTCATTATGCTGCAATTTCAATTATTATTGCATTTTTAATGACAGGGCATAGAAGTGTTTTCCCTTCACAAGTTTTATCAATGAAAAAATCAGAAGCTATAAATGTAAAATTAGGTGATGATATAGAAAATACACAAATGACATATACAACAAGATTTTTTATAAATATTCAAAGAATATTCAACTTGATAGTTAAAAAAAATTTAAAAAATACAGAAGATAATAAAAATAAGTAA
- a CDS encoding FeoA family protein, translating into MTLDELKLNETVEIVAINCDNILKNRLYSFGITKGVIVTIEGLTLTKSTIEIKVNQSKIALRLSEASKIEVKYAN; encoded by the coding sequence ATGACTTTAGATGAATTAAAATTAAATGAAACTGTTGAAATTGTTGCAATTAATTGTGATAATATCTTAAAGAATAGATTATACTCTTTTGGCATAACAAAAGGTGTAATTGTAACAATCGAAGGTCTAACTCTTACAAAAAGTACAATCGAAATAAAAGTAAACCAATCAAAAATAGCATTAAGATTAAGTGAAGCTTCAAAAATAGAGGTTAAATATGCAAACTAA
- the trpA gene encoding tryptophan synthase subunit alpha, whose protein sequence is MKKLVGYITSSLPSNNFTIDLAYSMKESGVDILELGIPFSDPVADGPVIEKANLIALNNGFKLKDLFEVSSKIGQDIDTLWMGYMNPFYHYGMEKFLQKAEEYNIQGTIIPDLPFEMVQNYENLFVKYNKTNISFVAPTDSEERIKQLVSNAKKFIYMVAYAGITGSGQKEDLSLIIQNVKKYSQTPLYIGFGVDEKTCKEKVNGVDGVIVGSAFVKHIIDDSLSNEEKIKKISLVAKEIKDKINE, encoded by the coding sequence TTGAAAAAATTAGTAGGTTATATTACATCATCACTACCAAGCAATAATTTTACTATTGATTTAGCTTATAGTATGAAAGAATCAGGTGTTGATATTTTAGAGTTAGGAATTCCTTTTTCTGATCCTGTTGCAGATGGTCCAGTTATTGAAAAAGCAAATTTAATTGCTTTAAATAATGGCTTTAAGTTAAAAGATTTATTTGAAGTATCTTCTAAAATTGGACAAGATATTGATACTTTATGGATGGGGTATATGAATCCATTTTATCATTATGGAATGGAAAAATTCTTACAAAAAGCAGAAGAATATAATATTCAAGGAACAATTATTCCTGATCTTCCTTTTGAAATGGTTCAAAATTATGAAAATTTATTTGTTAAATATAATAAAACAAATATTTCGTTTGTTGCACCTACAGATAGTGAAGAAAGAATTAAGCAATTAGTATCAAATGCAAAAAAATTTATTTATATGGTTGCTTATGCTGGAATAACAGGAAGTGGTCAAAAAGAGGATTTGTCTTTAATTATTCAAAATGTAAAAAAATATTCACAAACTCCGCTTTATATTGGTTTTGGTGTTGATGAAAAAACATGTAAAGAAAAAGTTAATGGTGTTGATGGCGTAATTGTAGGAAGTGCATTTGTAAAACATATTATTGATGATAGTTTATCAAATGAAGAAAAAATAAAAAAGATTTCTTTAGTAGCAAAAGAGATAAAAGATAAAATTAACGAATAA
- the feoB gene encoding ferrous iron transport protein B gives MQTNVITIALVGQPNVGKSMLINSLSNARLKVGNFSGVTVAKEEVFLEYKNYQIQIIDLPGAYSLNNYTLEEKVTKEFLDNSPYDIILNVLDSTNLQRNLLLTSELLALDKKMIIALNMSDEAEKESIFIDEIQLSKILGKPCIKTSAAKKIGIKNLLDEIVNKFENEKLPTKLFFSDVIEEEIETIIKLLNECNYKTNQTYRQLAIKLLKEDKQTYKLFSEDPIWIKLQPILNEAFKHLYIHFGTKNIEDIFNDEKFAFAKGAVTETVKQDSSKEKTLTEKFDSFLIHKFFGLPIFLFLMWGLFQLTFEIGNIPMDLIDAFFASIINNTKQILGENQLSSIIGDGIIAGVGSVILFLPNIVILFFGIALLETTGYMSRVAFLLDGFFHKFGLHGKSFIPLVTGFGCSVPAYMAARTLKNEKDRLLTLFIIGFMSCGARLPIYVLFVGAFFGEHNAGNVLFLIYICGAILGLFAAKVLKIVVFKSEDEPFVMEMPKYRLPSFKLIWHTVSNQAMMYLKKAGTYILAASLLIWFASNYPKHLDIEESFNKKIELTTNEEEKLNLQNELSLYNLENSYLGYIGKFSEPLFRPLGFDWKMSVALETGLAAKEIVVSTLSILYGLGGENDETSDSLIEKIKNNIPFASAMSFIVFIMIYLPCLAASMVFVKEAGNWKYLWYLFIFTTSTAWIMSFFTYNITKLLIS, from the coding sequence ATGCAAACTAATGTCATAACTATAGCATTAGTAGGTCAACCTAATGTTGGTAAATCTATGCTTATTAATTCTTTATCAAATGCTAGATTAAAAGTTGGAAATTTTTCGGGAGTAACAGTTGCAAAAGAAGAAGTTTTTTTAGAATACAAAAATTATCAAATTCAAATTATTGATTTACCTGGTGCTTATTCTTTAAATAACTATACTTTAGAAGAAAAAGTTACTAAAGAATTTTTGGATAATTCTCCTTATGATATTATTTTAAATGTGTTGGATTCTACAAATTTACAAAGAAATCTACTTTTAACATCAGAATTATTAGCTTTAGATAAAAAGATGATTATTGCACTTAATATGAGTGATGAAGCTGAAAAAGAATCAATTTTTATAGACGAAATTCAATTAAGTAAAATTTTGGGTAAACCTTGTATAAAAACAAGTGCAGCAAAAAAAATAGGAATAAAAAATCTTTTAGATGAAATTGTAAATAAATTTGAGAATGAAAAACTTCCGACAAAACTATTTTTTTCTGATGTTATAGAAGAAGAGATAGAAACAATCATAAAGTTATTAAATGAATGTAATTATAAAACAAATCAAACTTACAGACAACTTGCTATAAAACTTTTAAAGGAAGATAAACAAACTTATAAACTTTTTAGTGAAGATCCTATTTGGATAAAACTACAACCTATTTTAAATGAAGCATTTAAACATTTATACATTCACTTTGGAACGAAGAATATAGAAGATATATTCAATGATGAAAAATTTGCTTTTGCAAAAGGTGCAGTTACAGAAACTGTAAAACAGGATTCTAGTAAAGAAAAAACTTTAACTGAAAAGTTTGATTCTTTCTTAATTCACAAATTTTTTGGTCTTCCAATTTTTCTATTTTTAATGTGGGGATTATTTCAACTAACTTTTGAAATAGGAAATATTCCTATGGATTTAATTGATGCTTTTTTTGCAAGTATTATCAATAATACAAAACAAATTTTAGGAGAAAATCAACTTTCTTCTATTATAGGTGATGGAATAATTGCAGGAGTTGGTTCAGTAATTTTATTTTTACCTAATATAGTTATACTATTTTTTGGAATTGCTTTGCTTGAAACAACAGGTTATATGAGTAGAGTTGCTTTTTTACTTGATGGGTTTTTCCATAAATTTGGACTTCATGGAAAATCTTTTATCCCATTGGTAACTGGTTTTGGTTGTTCAGTTCCTGCATATATGGCTGCACGAACTTTAAAAAATGAAAAAGATAGATTATTAACTTTATTTATCATTGGCTTCATGTCATGTGGGGCAAGACTTCCTATTTATGTACTTTTTGTAGGAGCTTTTTTTGGAGAACATAATGCAGGAAATGTATTATTTTTAATTTATATTTGTGGTGCTATTTTAGGTTTATTTGCAGCTAAAGTATTAAAAATTGTTGTATTTAAAAGTGAAGATGAACCTTTTGTTATGGAGATGCCAAAATATAGACTTCCATCATTTAAATTGATTTGGCATACTGTTTCAAATCAAGCTATGATGTATTTAAAAAAAGCAGGAACTTATATTTTAGCAGCTTCTTTACTTATTTGGTTTGCAAGTAACTATCCAAAACATCTTGATATTGAGGAATCGTTTAACAAAAAAATAGAACTAACTACAAATGAAGAAGAAAAACTCAATTTACAAAATGAATTAAGTTTATATAATCTTGAAAATTCTTATTTAGGATATATTGGTAAGTTTAGTGAACCACTATTTAGACCTTTAGGATTTGATTGGAAGATGTCTGTAGCTCTTGAAACAGGACTTGCAGCAAAAGAAATAGTTGTTTCAACATTATCAATTCTTTATGGATTAGGTGGAGAAAATGACGAAACTTCTGATAGTTTAATAGAAAAAATAAAAAACAATATTCCATTTGCTTCAGCAATGTCATTTATTGTATTTATAATGATTTATTTACCTTGTTTAGCAGCTTCTATGGTATTTGTAAAAGAGGCAGGAAATTGGAAATATTTATGGTACTTATTTATTTTTACAACATCAACTGCGTGGATTATGTCTTTTTTTACATATAACATAACAAAATTACTAATAAGTTAA
- a CDS encoding DUF2325 domain-containing protein yields the protein MSILIIGGDQISQISSMLTDLGAKTINHWDARKKSSAPKKKVPQDTDCIVMLTSFLNHNTMLKYKNEAKKKNIPFICAKRSISCVYDEYVKIMGIKDCNECYAKCDKELKC from the coding sequence ATGAGTATTCTAATTATTGGAGGAGACCAAATCTCTCAAATTTCATCAATGCTTACTGATTTAGGTGCAAAAACTATTAATCATTGGGATGCAAGAAAAAAATCTTCAGCTCCCAAGAAAAAAGTTCCACAAGATACTGATTGTATAGTAATGCTTACATCTTTTTTAAATCATAATACAATGCTGAAATATAAAAATGAAGCAAAAAAGAAAAATATACCTTTTATTTGTGCAAAAAGATCAATCTCATGCGTATATGATGAATATGTAAAAATCATGGGAATAAAAGATTGTAATGAATGTTATGCAAAATGTGACAAGGAATTAAAATGTTAG
- a CDS encoding phosphomannomutase/phosphoglucomutase, whose translation MISKTIFRQYDIRGIVNEDLTYENAKLIGYYLGLHIKEKTKTMPYIVVGYDVRTHSQMLFNGLISGINLSGCKVLNIGLVATGVNYFASFQEFLIDDKKIKPNASIMITGSHNAKKYNGFKITINNEPFFGDELISLYEKIAKNTNIQIPNNFDFIELDAKNLYIDFMVKQFSHLKDFKIPFIVDCGNGVANTVLCNILDKLNLNYKGIHLTPDGEFPNHHPDPTNEKNLEDLKALLINDYNLGFAYDGDADRIAVLTQKYNIKGDMLALLFSKTMKNPVIIGEVTYSQNIFEELNHEAKTIMNKTGYSNLRLKLKELNADLAAEVSGHIFFNDRYYGYDDAIYATFRVIELLYEGINLDVELDKLPKVYTSSNIEINVNEKDKFKIIKKIDEKLKTIQRGFPIIKDIVKIDGLRINFEYGFALIRASNTNSVIVTKYEATSYATAVSYKVAVENILNEVINEINSTTN comes from the coding sequence ATGATAAGCAAAACAATTTTTAGACAATATGATATTCGTGGCATAGTAAATGAGGATTTGACCTATGAAAATGCCAAATTAATTGGTTATTATCTAGGACTTCATATAAAAGAAAAAACAAAAACTATGCCATATATAGTTGTTGGTTATGATGTAAGAACTCACTCTCAAATGCTTTTTAATGGATTGATTTCTGGAATTAATCTCTCAGGTTGTAAAGTTTTAAATATTGGACTTGTAGCAACTGGAGTTAACTATTTTGCCTCTTTTCAAGAATTTTTAATAGATGATAAAAAAATAAAACCAAATGCATCAATTATGATTACAGGAAGTCATAATGCCAAAAAATATAATGGATTTAAAATCACTATAAATAATGAACCATTTTTTGGAGATGAACTAATCTCTTTATATGAAAAAATAGCAAAAAATACAAATATACAAATTCCAAATAATTTTGATTTTATAGAACTTGATGCTAAAAATTTATATATAGATTTTATGGTTAAACAGTTTTCTCACCTAAAAGATTTTAAAATTCCTTTTATTGTTGATTGTGGAAATGGAGTTGCAAATACTGTTTTATGTAATATTTTAGATAAATTAAATCTAAATTATAAAGGAATTCATCTAACTCCAGATGGAGAGTTTCCAAATCATCATCCAGACCCAACAAATGAAAAAAATCTAGAAGATTTAAAAGCTTTATTGATTAATGATTATAATTTAGGTTTTGCCTATGATGGAGATGCAGATAGAATTGCCGTGTTAACTCAAAAATATAATATAAAAGGCGATATGTTAGCCCTACTTTTTTCAAAGACTATGAAAAATCCAGTTATTATTGGAGAAGTAACATATTCACAAAATATTTTTGAAGAGTTAAATCATGAAGCAAAAACAATTATGAATAAAACTGGTTATTCAAATTTAAGACTAAAACTAAAAGAGTTAAATGCTGATTTAGCAGCTGAAGTTTCAGGACATATATTCTTTAATGATAGATATTATGGTTATGATGATGCAATTTATGCAACATTTAGAGTAATAGAACTTTTATATGAAGGAATAAATCTTGATGTTGAACTAGATAAACTTCCAAAAGTTTATACAAGTTCAAATATTGAAATAAATGTAAATGAAAAAGATAAGTTTAAAATCATAAAAAAAATTGATGAAAAATTAAAAACTATTCAAAGAGGTTTTCCAATAATCAAAGATATAGTTAAAATTGATGGTCTTAGAATAAATTTTGAGTATGGTTTTGCTTTGATTCGTGCTTCAAACACAAATTCTGTAATAGTTACAAAATATGAAGCTACAAGCTATGCAACAGCTGTTAGTTATAAAGTTGCAGTTGAAAATATTTTAAATGAGGTAATAAATGAAATTAATAGCACTACAAATTAA
- a CDS encoding arginyltransferase produces MHILNQDVEFLEENRTCSYFDEKLSDIRYRYIYSCSTELYQKMLERGWRRFGRMHFVPECKTCDKCVSMRIDVENYKFSKSEKRVISKNKDTKLYIRPPSLTMEHLNLYDKYHRFMNDKKNWPYTPIEPEDYSKSYVEATENYAKEFLYVRDDKLIGVALVDILPQSISAIYCYYDHDYSDLSIGKFSILAQIKIAKELKIPYIYLGYWIQNHFSMGYKEAYSPFEILKNRASLNETPIWKKNEI; encoded by the coding sequence ATGCATATTTTAAATCAAGACGTTGAATTTTTAGAAGAGAATAGAACTTGTTCTTATTTTGATGAAAAGCTTTCAGATATTAGATATAGATATATATATTCTTGTTCTACTGAACTTTATCAAAAAATGCTAGAAAGAGGCTGGAGAAGATTTGGAAGAATGCATTTTGTTCCAGAATGTAAAACTTGTGATAAATGTGTTTCTATGAGAATAGATGTTGAAAATTATAAATTCTCAAAATCTGAAAAAAGAGTTATCTCAAAAAATAAAGATACAAAACTTTATATAAGACCACCATCTCTTACTATGGAACATTTAAATTTATATGATAAATATCATAGATTTATGAATGATAAAAAAAATTGGCCATATACACCAATTGAACCTGAAGATTATTCTAAATCTTATGTTGAAGCTACAGAAAATTATGCAAAAGAATTTTTATATGTAAGAGATGATAAGTTAATAGGTGTTGCTTTGGTGGATATTTTACCTCAATCAATTTCTGCAATTTATTGTTACTATGATCATGATTATTCTGATTTATCAATTGGAAAATTTTCTATTTTAGCACAAATAAAAATCGCAAAAGAACTTAAAATACCGTATATATATTTAGGTTATTGGATACAAAATCATTTTTCAATGGGATATAAAGAAGCTTATTCACCTTTTGAGATTTTAAAAAACAGAGCTTCTTTAAATGAAACACCTATTTGGAAAAAAAATGAAATATAA